The window CATAATCTCTGGAAAGCCGGTGATATCAGAGATATCTTTCACTGCAATGCCGGCATCGCTAATCGCTTTCTTAGTTCCCCCTGTGGAGATAAGCTCAAAACCTAAATTTACGAGTTCAGCTGCAAATTCGGTAATTCCTGTTTTATCACTGACACTTAAAAGTGCGCGTCGTTTAGTCATGATTAGATCTATCCTTTCTAAAATAACAACGATGAAATGATCGCAATACTTCTGAATACTACGGCGATTCTCTACCTAAGTTATTCGCTCAATAAGTAGGCTTCAGAAGTAGCGCGGAAAATTGTGATCAATATCTATTACTCTATTACTCTCAGTTTGAGTCGAAGTCGAAGACTACTCTAAGCATCTATAAAATAGATATCGATATGAAATTGTAGTGCGAACGACTCTAGCTAGCTGACGCTGCAAAGAGCTTTGCTAATGTTTTAGGATAGAGTTGATGTTCAACATGGTGAACCATCTCCATCACCTCTTCCTTATTCTCTCGTCCTGTGAGATTGATCGACTCTTGAGCGATCAATTCGCCTGTATCCATACCGGCATCGACATAATGGATCGATACACCCACCACTCTCTCGCCGGCTGCTAGCGCTTGTCCTACGGCATCTTTCCCCTTATAAGCGGGAAGTAGCGATGGATGGATATTGATAATCCGATTAGGATAGGCATTTAGAAGCGTCTCCCCTAACAGTCTCATATATCCAGCAAGAACTATCCATTCAACCTGATGTTCATGCAAAGCTTCAACAATCATCGCTTCATACTCTGCTTTAGAAGCATACTCTTTTCCTGAAAAGAGGAGTGTTGGAATCCCCTTTGCTTTCGCTTTCTCTAAAACTTTTGCAGAGCGACGATCACAAACGAGTAGCTCTACCGATGCGGCGAGCTCTCCTCGTTCAATAGCAGCAACTAATGCATCAAAATTTGATCCTGTTCCTGAGGCAAAAATAGCGATCTTTTTCATCTATACAATCTCTACTTCACCAGACTCAGTAATTTCACCAATTAAAGTGGCCGTAGGCAGTAATGACAGCGTCTGCTCCACATCACTTGGATCAACCACAATCATATAGCCAATCCCCATATTGAAGACAGTAAACATCTCTTTATCGGAGATCCCTGCTGCTTTCTGTAAAAAGGGGAAGATCGCCGGCGGATTCCATGCTTTTTGCTCAAATCGAGCTCCTAACTGACCAGAGAGCATCCGCGGAACATTTTCATAGAAACCGCCCCCTGTAATGTGCGCCATTGCATTGACTTTAACCTCTTTTAAGAGATTGAGAATCGGTTTTACATAGATCTCTGTGGGTGTTAAAAGCACCTCACCTAATGGTTTATCAAAGCCTTCATAAGTGGTATGAAAATCGAGCCCTTTCTCCTTAATAATATGGCGAACTAAGGAGAATCCATTACTATGCACGCCACTTGAAGGTAAGCCGATAATCTTATCGCCT of the Ignatzschineria indica genome contains:
- the purN gene encoding phosphoribosylglycinamide formyltransferase; amino-acid sequence: MKKIAIFASGTGSNFDALVAAIERGELAASVELLVCDRRSAKVLEKAKAKGIPTLLFSGKEYASKAEYEAMIVEALHEHQVEWIVLAGYMRLLGETLLNAYPNRIINIHPSLLPAYKGKDAVGQALAAGERVVGVSIHYVDAGMDTGELIAQESINLTGRENKEEVMEMVHHVEHQLYPKTLAKLFAASAS